The genomic segment AAAAGACATCGATGGTGCGCATCAGGATCGTGTTGGTCCAGCCGCCGACGTAGCCGGCGAGAATGCCGATGGCGGACCCGATCACGAAGGCGATCAGCACCGGCGTTACACCCATGAACAGCGACAGCCGCGCGCCGAGCATCAGGCGGCTGATCATGTCGCGGCCGAGCTCGTCCGAGCCCAGCCAGTACACCGCGTCGCCGACCGGCTTCAGGCGGCGCAGCATCGAGCCCTTGTAGGGGTCCATCGGCGTGATCCAGGGCGCGAGGACCGCCACCGCGATCATCGCGAGGATCAAGGCGCCCGCGGCGATCGCGACGGGGTCGCGCACGAGGCGGTGGCCGACATGGCCCCAGAATCCGCGCGAGGGGGATGAAGGCGGCCTCGGGCGCGGCGTGCCCGGGGGCCGAGCACGGTGCCGTCGAGGGCAATGGCTGTCGAGGCGGCTGTGGCGGGAGCGTTCATCTCTTGGACCTCCGGGTCAGCCGCGCTCGATGCGCGGGTCGAGGGCGGTCTGCATCACATCGACGATGAGGTTGAGGGCGACGAAGAACAGGGCCAACACGAGGATCGAGCCCTGGAGCAGCGGCAGGTCGCGCTGGAAGATCGCGGCGTTGAGGAGGAAGCCGGTGCCCGGCCACGCGAACACGGTCTCGATCAGAATCGATCCACCGAGCAGGTAGCCGAGCTGCAGGCCCATCACCGCGAGCGCGGTCGGGGCGGCGTTGCGCACGACGTGGCGGAACACGCCGCGCTCGTCGAGACCCTTGGCGCGCAGGGCCTCGACGAAGTCCTGGGACAGGATGTCGGCCACCAGCGCCCGGACGGTGCGGGCGATGATGCCGGTCGGGATCACCGACATCGTGACCGCCGGCATGATGATGTAGCGCAGGTGGTCGAAGTCCGGCCGCCAGTTGCCGGAGCCGTCGGGCCCGGCGCCGGTCGGCGGCAGCCAACCGAGGTTCGCCGAGAACACGATCACGAACACCATGCCGAGCCAGTAGTGCGGCACGCTCACGCCGAAGACGGACAGCGCCGAGGCCATCCGGTCGAGGACGGAGTTGCGCCGGTAGCCCGCGACGAAGCCGAACAGCACCCCGAAGGTGAAGCCGATCAGGGTGGCCACCGAGGCGAGGATCAGCGAGTTGACGACCGCGCGCCCGACCTCGGCCGCAACCGGGCGGCCGGTGGCGATCGACACGCCGAGATCGCCGTGCAGCACGTGCCACAGCCAGATGAAGTACTGCACCGGCAGCGGCTTATCGAAGCCGTAGGCGGCTCGCATCTCGTCGATTGTCGCCTGCGTTGCGTCAGCCGGCAGCACCGCGCTCAGCGGATCGCCGGGGGCGAGGTGGACGAGGAGAAAGCACACGACGCTCACGCCGAACGCCACGGGGGTGACGGCGACGAGGCGTTTGAGGATGTAGAGAAGCATTGATCACCCTGCTCGTCTCACGCGCAGACTCAACCGTTCCCCTTCCCCTTCGAGGGAGGGGACACGGGTAGGGGTGGCCCAGGCGGCCCAGGTGGCACCGCGGCGCTCGATCCTGCGCCCCCTTCCCATCCCCCTCCCCACGAGGGGGAGGAGAGCAACTAAGCGTCTCACCGCCCGGCGGTGGCGATGGTGATCGTCGAGAAGTCCTGGAACCAGTTCTGCGCCTGGACGAAGCCTTTCACCTTCGACCTCATCGCCCGCGGATTGACGTCGTGGGTGATCATCACGAACAGCGCGTCGTCGACGAACTTCTCGTGGACCTTCTGGAGGACCTTGTTCTGCGCCTCCTTGTCGAAGGTGGTGCGCACTTGGTCGAACAGCTGGTCCATCTCAGGATCGCAGTAATAGCCCCAGTTGGTGCCGTTCGGCGGCGCGAGGTTGCACTGCAGGTGGCGGATGAAGCCGGTGAACGGGTCCTGGATGAAGTAAGAGTAATTGATCGCCGATACGCCGCGCGAGATGTCGGCCTTGGCGCCCGCGCGCCAGACGTTGATCAGCGTGTTCCACTCGACGACCTCGTAGTCGACCTGGACGCCGACATCGGCGAGGTTCTGCTGCACGAACTCGTTCATCGGCAGCGGCTGCATCTGGCCCGAGCCTGAGGCCGAGATTGCCACCTTGAGCTTCAACGGCTTCGCCTTGCCGTAGCCGGCCTCGGCAAGCAGCTTCTTGGCCGCCTCGGGATCGTACTTCACGTCGAAGGTGGTGCGGCCGAACCACTGGTGGTTCGGGGGGTAGAAGCCCTTGGCCGGGATCGCCATCCCGCCCAGCAGCTCTTTCAGGCCCTCGCGGTCGATGGCGAGGTTGACCGCCTTGCGAACGCGGACGTCGTTCCACGGCGAGCCCTCGCTCCGGGAGAGATGCCACGTCCAGTTGTGCGGGTAGGCGTTGGTGACGATGGTGAAGCCCGCGCCCTTCAACGAGGCGATGGCGTCCGGCGCCGGGGCCTCGATCCAATCGACCTGCCCGGCGCGCAGGGCCGCGACCCGGGCGTTGGCCTCCGGCAGCGGCACCAGCACCAGCTTGTCGAGCTTCGGGATCCGCTTCTTGTCCCAGTAGGCCGGGTTCGGGACCATCTCGGCCCGCTCGCGGGGGGCGAACAGCGTCAGCTTCCACGGGCCGGTGCCCGAGGGCTGCTTGGCGAAGGCGTCCCAGGACTTGCCGAGTTTCTCCCACTGGGCGGGGGAGGACATCATGATCCAGGCGATCTGGTAGGGCAGCGTCGCGTCGGGGATCTTGGTGGTGATCTCGACGGTCAGCGGATCGACCGCGCGGTAGCTCGCCACCGCCGGGATACGGGTCTTGCCCTGGGCGGACTGGCGCGGGTCGTAATGGGGCGCATCGCTCTTCAGGAGCTTGTCGAGGTTCCACACCACCGCATCGGCGGTGAAGTCCGAGCCGTCGTGGAACGTGACGCCCGGGCGCAGCTTGAAGGTCCACTTGGTCTGGTCGTTCGGGTCCACCGTCCAACTCGTGGCGAGGCCGGGCGTGAGGTCGGAGGCGAGGTCCGCGCTCGTCAGATCCCAATTGATGAGCCCGTCGTAGACCGTGTAGCCCATGAACCGCATGCCCTCGCCGCCGTTGTCGGTCTGGCCGGTGGTCAGGGGGAATGTCGGACGCTGTCATGCCGATGCGCAGAACGCCCTGTGCTAGGGCGGCCGGACTGAGCCCAAGCAGCAGCAGGCCGGCGAGCGCCGCACCGGCGCCGTTTCTCTTCAGACTGAACACCATCACAGGTCGCACACGCTCCGTGGCCCGGGCACTTGTGCCAGGGATACGCTCGACCGAATGCAAGCTGCCGGCCACATGCCCGCAGAACGGGAAACGGTAGCCTGTGTCGGCGCCATCGCGTCCGGCATCCGGGGGGGGCGAGGCGTAGAACAAGACCGCCGGTAGGCGGACGCCACCGCACCGCCTCTACGGCCTACAGCCGACGATCCCGCACCTGACCCGCGCCTCGCTGCATCGTTGCCTGGAACGGCATGGCATCAGCCGTCTGCCGGAGGTCGAAGGCGACAAGCCGAAGAAGAAGCGCTTTGCTCGGTATCCGATCGGCTAATTCCACATCGACGTCGCACAGGTCAGCACCGCAGAAGGCAAGCTGCCCCCTGTTCGCGGCCCTCGACTGCGCGAGCCCGTTCGCCTTCGTTCGCCTGGTCGAGAGTGCTGGTAAGCTAGAAAGCGGCACAGTCACTCCGAGACCTGATCGCGGCCGTACCTGACCGCATCTACATCGCGCGGCCCCGCGGCAGGCCTGACGCTTCAGGCTCGACCCGTCACATCATACTGGAACTGTAAAGCGAGCAGACCCATGACTGTTTTTCCAGCACAAAACCATCAA from the Methylorubrum extorquens genome contains:
- a CDS encoding putative dipeptide transporter; periplasmic binding component of ABC superfamily (dppA-like) (Evidence 3 : Putative function from multiple computational evidences; Product type t : transporter) yields the protein MGYTVYDGLINWDLTSADLASDLTPGLATSWTVDPNDQTKWTFKLRPGVTFHDGSDFTADAVVWNLDKLLKSDAPHYDPRQSAQGKTRIPAVASYRAVDPLTVEITTKIPDATLPYQIAWIMMSSPAQWEKLGKSWDAFAKQPSGTGPWKLTLFAPRERAEMVPNPAYWDKKRIPKLDKLVLVPLPEANARVAALRAGQVDWIEAPAPDAIASLKGAGFTIVTNAYPHNWTWHLSRSEGSPWNDVRVRKAVNLAIDREGLKELLGGMAIPAKGFYPPNHQWFGRTTFDVKYDPEAAKKLLAEAGYGKAKPLKLKVAISASGSGQMQPLPMNEFVQQNLADVGVQVDYEVVEWNTLINVWRAGAKADISRGVSAINYSYFIQDPFTGFIRHLQCNLAPPNGTNWGYYCDPEMDQLFDQVRTTFDKEAQNKVLQKVHEKFVDDALFVMITHDVNPRAMRSKVKGFVQAQNWFQDFSTITIATAGR
- a CDS encoding putative dipeptide transporter; membrane component of ABC superfamily (dppB-like) (Evidence 3 : Putative function from multiple computational evidences; Product type t : transporter), with translation MLLYILKRLVAVTPVAFGVSVVCFLLVHLAPGDPLSAVLPADATQATIDEMRAAYGFDKPLPVQYFIWLWHVLHGDLGVSIATGRPVAAEVGRAVVNSLILASVATLIGFTFGVLFGFVAGYRRNSVLDRMASALSVFGVSVPHYWLGMVFVIVFSANLGWLPPTGAGPDGSGNWRPDFDHLRYIIMPAVTMSVIPTGIIARTVRALVADILSQDFVEALRAKGLDERGVFRHVVRNAAPTALAVMGLQLGYLLGGSILIETVFAWPGTGFLLNAAIFQRDLPLLQGSILVLALFFVALNLIVDVMQTALDPRIERG